GTACAACAGCACCGCTTGCAACGGCACGACGTTCGCCGGCGTCGGCCGGGACATCGCCGCCAAGGTCTGGTACCGCACGCTGACCACCAAGCTGAGCTCCGGCAGCACCTACAAGGACGCCCGCGAAGGGGCGATCAACTCAGCGAAGGAGCTGTACGGCGCCGATTCCGCGCAGTGCAAGGGCATCGAGGCCGCCTTCGGTGGGATCTCGGTCCCGGCCGGTTCGGCCGCCTGTGGCGGTGGCACCACGCCGCCGACCGGTGACAACCTGCTGAAGAACCCGGGCTTCGAGTCCGGCGCGGTCGACTGGACCGGCACCGCCGGCCCGGTCACCAACAACACCGGCCGCCCGGCGCGTACCGGCACCTGGAAGCTCTGGCTGCAGGGCAACGGCCGCGCCACCACCGAGAGCGTCGGTCAGTCGGTCGCGATCCCGGCATCGGCCTCGTCGGCAACGTTGACGTTCTGGATCCGGATCGACACCGCCGAGACCACCACCACGACGGCGTACGACACCGCGAAGGTGCAGGTCGTGGACGGGTCGACGACCAGCACGCTGGCGACGTACTCGAACCTGAACAAGAACACGTCGTACGTGCAGAAGACGCTGAACCTTTCGGCGTACAAGGGAAAGACGGTCACGGTGAAGTTCGTCGGCCAGGAGGACTCCTCGGCGCAGACCAGCTTCGTCGTCGACGACACGTCCCTGACAGTGAGCTGATCCGCTCACCCTGAGTCGTCCGGGGCGCGGCGCCACCGCCCAGGCCCGCGCCCCGGATCCTCTTCTTCGTGAGGAGATCGGTTCATGCGTAAAGCTCTCGCCCCCGCGCTCGGTGCGATTCTCGCGTTGGTTGTCCCAAGCAACGTTGCGTTCGCGGCCGATTCGCCGGACATTTCCGTCACCAACACCAAGGCCCATCTGGACCAGTTGCAGTCGATTGCCACCGGCAACGGTGGTAATCGGTATACCGGCCGGCCCGGGTACAAGGCTTCGGCCGACTACGTGAAGGCCAAACTGGACGCGGCCGGCTACACGACGACATTGCAGTCGTTCAGTACGTCGGCCGGTACGTCGTACAACGTGATCGCCGAATGGCCGCACGGTGATGCGAACCATGTGGTGATGGCCGGTTCGCATCTGGACAGTGTCAGCGTGGGTCCCGGTATCAACGACAACGGTTCGGGCAGCGCCGGCGTACTCGAAACCGCCCTCGCCTACGCTGCCAGCGGCCAAACTCCCAAGAACCGGTTGCGCTTCGGCTTCTGGGGTGCCGAAGAGCTCGGTCTGCTCGGCTCGAAGTACTACGTGAACAACCTGCCCGCGGCCGATCGGGCAAAGATCGAGCTCTACCTGAACTTCGACATGATCGCGTCACCGAACCCGGGGTACTTCGTGTACGACGACAACCCGGCCGGTGACGGTGCCCGCGACGAGCTGGTCTCGTACTTCACCAGCAAGAACGTGCAGACCGAGTTCATCGACGTACAGGGCAGGTCCGACCATGCTGCCTTCAGGTCGTTGGGTATACCCACGGCCGGGACGTTCTCCGGTGCCGAGGAGATCAAGTCGTCGGCACAGGCAACGAAATGGGGCGGTACGGCCGGCCGCGCGTTCGACCCGTGCTACCACCGGTCCTGCGACACCATCAGCAACCTGGATCTCACGTCGCTGGATCGCCAGATCGATGCCATCGGCCACATGATCTGGACGTACGCGCAGAAGGACTACACCGGCGGTCCGCCGCCTGGCGGTGGGAACCTGCTGCAGAATCCGGGTTTCGAGTCCGGTGCGACCGGCTGGACCGGTACGACCGGGGTGATCACCAGTAGCACGTCGCGGCCCGCGCACAGTGGGTCGTACAAGGCGTGGCTGCAGGGGAACGGCCGGAGCAGTACCGAGAACCTCGGTCAGTCGGTGGCGATCCCGGCGACGGCTGCTTCGGCCGCGTTGTCGTTGTGGATTCGGATCGACACCGCGGAGACCACGTCGTCCACGGTGTACGACACGGTGAAGGTGCAGGTGGTCGACGGGTCGGCGACAAGTACCTTGGCCACGTACTCGAACTTGAACAAGAGCGCGGCGTACGTACAGAAAACGCTCGACGTGTCGGCGTACAAGGGGAAGACGGTCACGGTGAAGTTCGTCGGCCAGGAGGACTCGTCGGCGCAGACCAGTTTCGTGATCGACGATGTGGCGGTGACTGCCGGCTAGATCTTCGTACAGAGCTTGCCTGG
The genomic region above belongs to Kribbella solani and contains:
- a CDS encoding M28 family metallopeptidase; this encodes MRKALAPALGAILALVVPSNVAFAADSPDISVTNTKAHLDQLQSIATGNGGNRYTGRPGYKASADYVKAKLDAAGYTTTLQSFSTSAGTSYNVIAEWPHGDANHVVMAGSHLDSVSVGPGINDNGSGSAGVLETALAYAASGQTPKNRLRFGFWGAEELGLLGSKYYVNNLPAADRAKIELYLNFDMIASPNPGYFVYDDNPAGDGARDELVSYFTSKNVQTEFIDVQGRSDHAAFRSLGIPTAGTFSGAEEIKSSAQATKWGGTAGRAFDPCYHRSCDTISNLDLTSLDRQIDAIGHMIWTYAQKDYTGGPPPGGGNLLQNPGFESGATGWTGTTGVITSSTSRPAHSGSYKAWLQGNGRSSTENLGQSVAIPATAASAALSLWIRIDTAETTSSTVYDTVKVQVVDGSATSTLATYSNLNKSAAYVQKTLDVSAYKGKTVTVKFVGQEDSSAQTSFVIDDVAVTAG